The Nitrospirales bacterium genome includes a window with the following:
- a CDS encoding mitochondrial fission ELM1 family protein, giving the protein MELTEEVSNISGRNSPNVWVLTDDRPGNTTQSLGLADSLGWPYEVKRLDFTPLARLHKIHEGLIGSTTLCLNLKTSSPLVSPWPDVVICAGRRPAPIARWIRSQSRGRTKLIQLGRKGSQAVAQGDITIAPAYCRMWPHDHHIETLAPLNRVSDQQLESAAREWSELYHEAARPYVVLLVGGSTVRSVFDEGVARQLGKDVRAFSEKIGGTVHAVTSRRTGQKATDALCEGLGPHVLVRRWEPGHSPNPYWGYLSVADLIIVTGDSESMVGESVSVGKPVYIYPLPERPLRGFARVREAIVVAGWRSQAMVQEPVWTKSVKRLCGLLLRKGFVRPLRDLQAFHRVLVERGYAQMFGRDLEAHKGIPLRETDQVGRKIKEILGFQE; this is encoded by the coding sequence ATGGAATTGACAGAGGAGGTGAGCAATATTTCCGGTAGGAACTCTCCAAATGTCTGGGTATTGACCGATGATCGGCCTGGCAATACGACGCAATCTTTGGGATTGGCGGATTCCCTCGGCTGGCCATACGAGGTCAAGCGCCTGGACTTCACGCCGCTCGCGCGTCTGCATAAGATTCATGAGGGTCTGATAGGTTCGACAACTCTCTGTCTGAACCTCAAGACCTCAAGTCCTTTGGTTTCGCCATGGCCCGATGTCGTGATATGCGCCGGGCGTCGTCCGGCTCCAATCGCCAGATGGATTCGTAGCCAGAGTCGCGGACGAACGAAGCTCATTCAGTTGGGCCGAAAAGGCAGTCAAGCGGTGGCTCAAGGCGACATCACGATTGCGCCGGCCTATTGTCGAATGTGGCCACATGACCACCACATTGAAACGCTCGCGCCGCTCAATCGCGTATCCGATCAACAGCTTGAATCTGCGGCGAGGGAATGGTCGGAATTATATCATGAGGCTGCTCGTCCTTACGTTGTGCTATTGGTCGGGGGAAGTACCGTTCGGTCTGTTTTTGATGAAGGTGTCGCGAGACAGTTGGGGAAAGACGTGAGGGCGTTTTCCGAGAAAATTGGGGGAACGGTCCATGCCGTCACCAGTAGGCGAACCGGACAGAAGGCCACGGATGCGCTGTGTGAAGGTCTCGGTCCTCATGTGTTGGTTCGAAGGTGGGAGCCTGGTCATTCCCCCAATCCCTATTGGGGATATTTATCGGTTGCCGATCTCATCATCGTGACTGGCGATAGTGAGTCTATGGTGGGAGAAAGCGTCTCGGTCGGAAAACCCGTCTATATTTATCCGTTGCCTGAACGACCGTTACGTGGTTTCGCGCGTGTTCGCGAGGCGATTGTCGTCGCGGGGTGGAGATCTCAAGCCATGGTTCAGGAGCCCGTCTGGACCAAGAGCGTGAAGCGGTTGTGCGGGTTGCTCTTGCGAAAAGGGTTCGTTCGACCGCTTCGTGACTTGCAGGCATTTCATCGGGTATTGGTCGAGCGGGGATATGCACAAATGTTTGGGCGGGATCTCGAGGCCCACAAGGGAATTCCTCTCCGAGAAACCGATCAGGTCGGTCGCAAGATCAAGGAGATTCTTGGTTTTCAAGAGTGA
- a CDS encoding methyltransferase domain-containing protein yields the protein MKVGDKLKAGNANWRFRGEIVQQFDQHVSKSVPWYQAGHDLVCKVSDYFVKDGSTCYDLGCSTGELTLKLAKHNLHKEGAMFVGIDAEKEMLALARKKQKAAGVKNAKFLNDNICLTKFSSADFITAYYTIQFVRPSIRQELFNKIFKSLNWGGALLLFEKVRANDARFQDITTGLYTDFKLEQGYSAEEIIGKSKSLKGVLEPFSTQANVDMLKRAGFVDILTVMKFICFEGFLAIK from the coding sequence ATGAAGGTGGGAGACAAATTGAAAGCCGGGAACGCGAATTGGCGTTTCCGGGGAGAGATCGTTCAGCAATTTGATCAGCATGTGTCAAAGTCCGTGCCGTGGTATCAAGCTGGTCACGATTTAGTCTGTAAGGTGAGTGATTATTTTGTCAAAGATGGCTCAACGTGCTATGACCTGGGATGTTCGACCGGAGAGTTAACGCTGAAACTCGCGAAACATAATTTGCATAAAGAAGGAGCCATGTTTGTCGGTATTGATGCCGAAAAAGAAATGCTTGCATTGGCACGAAAAAAGCAGAAAGCTGCGGGAGTGAAGAATGCTAAATTTCTTAACGATAATATTTGCTTAACGAAGTTCTCTTCAGCAGATTTCATCACAGCGTACTATACAATCCAATTTGTCCGTCCGAGTATTCGGCAAGAACTTTTTAACAAGATCTTCAAGAGTCTCAATTGGGGAGGGGCATTATTACTCTTCGAGAAAGTTCGTGCGAACGATGCGAGGTTTCAGGACATTACGACAGGCCTATATACTGACTTCAAGCTGGAGCAAGGTTATTCTGCGGAGGAAATAATTGGGAAAAGTAAAAGTTTGAAAGGGGTGCTCGAACCGTTTTCAACGCAGGCTAATGTTGATATGCTGAAACGCGCAGGATTCGTCGATATTCTGACTGTCATGAAATTTATCTGTTTTGAAGGATTCTTGGCGATAAAATAG
- the asnB gene encoding asparagine synthase (glutamine-hydrolyzing), with protein sequence MCGILFYWNQAGVSPNILYEKSLGHMANRGPDFCDLYYGKDYVIGHTRLSIIDLTSSANQPFWDSTGRYVIVLNGEIYNYRELRQQLSACGHRFRTESDTEVLLAFIISFGLEKTLDCVRGMFAFVLYDNIVQKATIVRDHFGQKPLYYFFKSGCFAVASDIRSLTELQSSTTPNLAAYTVYLSTAGSQGTRGTFHTDRTFFDGINILPAGHSLTLEQGHISIEEYFTVWSLYNREDADDYADMSMASCLDELKSLLRQAVVRHLTSDVKVGVLTSGGIDSTLVYWFAQQQNPEITGFTKISPGIEEIPLDVIPNVLKQRPANVYFSLQKPEEYLIGLNNFIAASGAPSRWGGGPPMSKLCRDARRNDVYVLLGGDCADEYFSGYTHYENMFAHPQPDMFDLGDLVSLDSQSPFYKKEHAEDHQSVQCDIRRRILSHLQNIVDPCERYILATMFHDTSTFLQTCNLPHSDAYSMMESVELRNPLLDMDLVRFVCHLPPRFKSARHSSGHFGKLLLRELAAREIGEFVNRGKEGTRNYSMAWAHPSFWNFDHFAIQDVVHIPDELSKRDVIRLMNLEIFHRLFFLHEDNFFPKIMTPNGLSMASCGVSDFSLQSSKGIS encoded by the coding sequence ATGTGTGGAATATTATTTTATTGGAATCAAGCTGGCGTCTCGCCCAATATCCTTTATGAAAAGTCCTTAGGCCATATGGCCAATCGTGGGCCAGATTTCTGCGATTTATATTACGGAAAAGATTATGTTATTGGCCATACGAGGCTTTCGATTATCGATCTGACATCAAGTGCCAATCAGCCATTCTGGGACAGTACTGGGCGATACGTCATTGTCCTAAATGGAGAAATATACAACTACCGGGAACTTCGTCAGCAGCTCTCAGCTTGTGGGCATCGGTTCCGAACGGAATCGGATACAGAAGTCTTATTGGCATTCATTATTTCCTTTGGATTAGAAAAAACACTGGATTGCGTGAGAGGAATGTTTGCGTTTGTGCTGTACGATAATATCGTGCAAAAGGCCACGATTGTTCGTGATCATTTTGGCCAAAAACCTCTTTACTATTTTTTCAAGAGCGGGTGTTTCGCTGTTGCATCTGACATTCGTAGCCTCACTGAACTACAAAGCTCTACCACCCCTAATCTCGCCGCCTACACGGTGTATCTCTCCACAGCGGGCTCTCAGGGTACTCGAGGGACGTTTCATACTGACCGCACATTCTTCGATGGAATCAATATTCTTCCGGCTGGACATAGTTTGACGCTCGAACAGGGGCATATTTCGATAGAAGAGTATTTTACCGTATGGAGCCTCTACAATCGTGAGGACGCTGATGACTATGCCGACATGTCGATGGCTTCATGCCTAGATGAATTGAAGTCTTTGTTAAGACAAGCGGTCGTTCGTCATTTAACGAGTGATGTCAAGGTGGGAGTGTTGACCAGTGGGGGGATAGATTCAACCTTGGTGTATTGGTTTGCCCAACAGCAAAATCCTGAGATTACTGGGTTTACGAAAATTTCTCCAGGCATCGAGGAAATTCCACTTGACGTGATACCAAACGTATTGAAGCAACGCCCAGCCAACGTCTATTTTTCTCTCCAAAAACCTGAAGAGTATCTGATCGGATTGAACAATTTTATCGCCGCCTCCGGAGCTCCGTCACGTTGGGGCGGAGGCCCTCCCATGTCAAAGCTTTGTCGAGACGCACGGCGAAATGATGTGTATGTTCTTCTTGGGGGAGATTGTGCCGATGAGTATTTTTCAGGCTATACTCATTATGAGAACATGTTCGCCCATCCACAGCCGGATATGTTTGACCTTGGCGATCTTGTCAGTCTGGATAGCCAGAGTCCCTTCTATAAGAAGGAGCATGCCGAGGATCATCAATCCGTTCAATGTGATATACGCCGACGTATTCTCTCTCATCTGCAGAATATTGTTGACCCGTGTGAGCGATATATCCTTGCGACCATGTTTCATGATACATCAACCTTTCTGCAAACCTGCAACCTTCCGCACAGCGATGCCTATTCGATGATGGAATCTGTTGAGCTGAGGAATCCTTTGCTGGATATGGACTTGGTGCGTTTTGTGTGTCATCTTCCACCACGCTTTAAAAGTGCTCGACATTCTTCAGGTCATTTTGGGAAATTACTCTTGCGTGAATTGGCTGCAAGGGAAATCGGGGAGTTTGTCAATCGTGGAAAGGAAGGGACAAGAAATTACTCTATGGCGTGGGCGCATCCTTCGTTTTGGAATTTTGACCACTTTGCGATTCAAGATGTTGTGCACATTCCAGATGAGTTATCAAAGAGAGATGTGATCAGACTGATGAACTTGGAAATTTTCCATCGCTTATTCTTCCTGCATGAAGATAATTTTTTCCCCAAAATTATGACCCCAAATGGCTTGTCCATGGCATCTTGTGGCGTAAGCGATTTTAGTCTGCAATCGTCGAAAGGAATCTCCTGA